The sequence below is a genomic window from Streptobacillus canis.
CATCTACTTTTAAAAATAAGTCATCCCCTTTAATTACAGCTAATACATGTGAATGAGCTTCACCTTTAATATTATGAAGATTTAAAATAATTTCATCAAATGATTCTTCATGTTTATCATTTAATTCAAAAAATATCATATCACCTTTAATTCCTAAAGTTGCCATACCATCTGTAAACATTTCTCCTGATGCACTAACTTTTCTATTTAACTTATATTCTTTTCCATCAACATTTACTAAAGCTTCATCTCCTTTTATTGTTCCTTTTATAGTTGTTTTCTTATTTCCTTCAACATTTGTCATTACAAATTTAACTTCATCTAATGATTCTTGTTCTATTTCATAATTTTTAAGTACATTTTTTATTTCTATATATGCCTCATTACCCTTCATAGCTAAATTTACATTCCCATCACTAAATTTCTCTCCTGATGCACTAACTTTTCTATTTAACTTATATTCTTTTCCATCAACATTTACTAAAGCTTCATCTCCTTTTATTCTTAGCTTTGCATGTGAATGTTTCCCATGAGTACTATGTAAATTTAAAATGATCTCCTCATCTAATTTTTCCATTAAATCTTTTTCATTTTTCACCATCTTATTTGTATTCATAATTGTATTTGAATTTGAATAAGCATTCATCGCTAAAAGTAACATAGGTATTACCATTAATTTTTTCATTTAAAATCTCTCCTTTTTTATTATCATGGTGTAAGTATATCACTTTATTATTTTTTTTCCTTTTCTTTTTTATTATATTTTTCTTTATATAAATTAAATTTAACTTAGAATTTTAAAAAAAAATCAAAGAAAAAAAAGCAGGATATCCTGCTTTATTTATGATCATGTTCTAAATGTTTTGCATAAGATGTACTTGCCCTACCTACTAAAAAATAAGTAATCATTTTACCATTAATATCTATATAAGCTGATTTAGCTTTAATTCCTACTATGATAGTTCCATCTTTACTTTTAAACATATCTCCTGAACCACTTATTACTCTTTCTAATTCATATTCTACTCCATCTTTTCTAACAAATGCTTCATCTTCTTCAACTATAACTAACATATGAGAATGTGGTTGGCCTTTTTCATTATGGAAGTTATATACTACAAAATCTTCTATTTCATGTTCATGCTCATGATTATGCGCATGTTCCTCCTTATGTAATTTTACCATAGTTTCTTGTGAATGTTTTTCTTTCATCATCATTGTATTTGAATTTGCTGAATCAAAATTAGCAAATGTTGTTAATGATAATAATGTAACTGATAATAAAACTAATTTTTTCATTTTCATCTCTCCTTTTATTTAGTATCTAATTGTCCTTTAAGATCTCCAATCATAAATTCCATGATTTCATTTCTACTAATATCTGATAATTTCCAATTACCATCTACTTTTTGCATTTTAATATTGAAAGATTTTTCTGAATATTTTAAGTTATTCTTATCTAAACTAGTTAAGTAATCAACTATACTTTCATTAAATTCTTCCTCACTATTAATTTTTCCTGCAAAAGTATCTTTCACCATTTTTTGTAACATGTCTGTAACGTAGAATTTAATATCAATTCTCTTCATGTCTAATTTAATTTCTGAATTTTCTCCAGTTTCCTTAGTTTCTCCTACTGTATATGTGAATTCTTTTAATAAGTTATCAACAGCATTAGATATGAAATCTTCTCTATCCAAGAATTTTTCTTGTCTAATCATTTCCATTTCTTTTTCTAATGCAGCTTTAGATTGTCCTGGTGCACTACAAGATAAAATTGTAAAGAATGTTAACATTACAATTAAAAAGCTTTTAAATATTTTCTTCATATTTTCTCCCTCTTATCTATTTTCTAATCTTGCTAATAGTTTTTTAGTTTGTTCTTCAAATCCTGGTTTTTCTAAAAGAGCAAACATATTTCTCTTGTATTCTTCAACTCCTGGTTGGTCAAATGGATTAATTCCTAACATATATCCACCTATTGCAACTGCTTTTTCAAAGAAATAGAACATATATCCTAAATGATATGGAGTTGCTTCAGGTATATTAATTACAAGGTTAGGTACATTACCATCAACATGTGCAAGTATTACCCCTTTAGCAGCTTGTTTATTTACATAGTCTATTCCTTTACCACTTAAATAATTTAATCCATCTAAGTCTACTTCTTCTTTTTCTATTTCTATATCAACTTCTGGAGTGTCTATTAATAGAACTGTTTCAAACATAGTTCTTCTAGCTTCTTGTATAGATTGTCCTATAGAGTGTAAATCTGTTGAAAAATCAGCACTTGTAGGATAAATTCCTTTTCCATCTTTTCCTTCAGATTCAGCAAATAGTTGTTTCCACCATTCTGCGATATAGTGAAGTCTTGGTTCATAGTTAGTTAAGATTTCCATGTTTTTACCTTTATTGTATAAAAGACTTCTTGTTGCAGCATAAATCATAGCATCATTTTCATAGAATTCTTTAGTTGAATAATCAACCATAGCATCATGAGCACCTTGCATTAATTCATCTATATTAATTCCAGCTACTGCTATAGGTAATAGCCCTACTGCAGTTAATACTGAGAATCTTCCTCCAACATTATCAGGTACTACAAATGTTTCATATCCTTCACTAGTTGCTAAATTCTTTAATGCCCCTTTTGCTTTATCTGTAGTTGCATAAATTCTTTTAGCTGCTTCTTCTTTTCCATATTTTTCTTCTAATTTTTTCTTAAATACTCTAAATGCTATAGCAGGTTCTGTAGTTGTTCCTGATTTAGAAATAACGTTTATAGAGAAGTCTCTATCTCCTACTAAATTAAGTAAGTGTTGTAAATATACTGGTGACATATTAGTTCCAGCAAAATATATTTCAGGGGTTTTTCTATCTTCTTTTCTCATATTGTTATAGAAAGTATTAGATAAAAATTCTATAGCTGATTTAGCTCCTAAATATGATCCACCTATACCTATTACTATTAATACTTCTGAATCATTTTGGATTTTTTCAGTTGCTTTTTTAATTCTAGCAAATTCTTCTTTATCATAATTTTTAGGAAGATCTAACCATCCTAAGAAATCATTTCCTGCTCCAGTTTTGTCCATAAGTATTTTGTCTGCAAGTTCTACAAACGGTCTAATTTGATCATATTCGTGTTTACCAATAAATGGTTTTACATATGTTGTTTCTAATCTTAGTTTCATCATTCATCCTTCTTTCAAAAAATTGTCTCTATCTATTAAGTATATACTAAAATCAAATTTCTTTCAATACTTTATATACATTTACTTTTATTTTCCACTATCTTTTAACTTGTATTTTTAAAAAAACAAGGTATACTATATTAGTATTATAAAATTATGGAGGTATACGATGACTAGAAACATTTTTTCGCCATCAAAATATATTCAAGGTTTTGGTGAAATCAAAAAATTATCACATTATTTCAAAAATTTAGGTGAAAAAGGAGCATATATCTTAGTTGATAGATTCATTTTTGAAAAATATGCTTCTGATATTAAATCAAGCTTTGAAGCTGAAAATATTAAACACCATTTAGAAGTATTTAACGGAGAATGCTCTAAAAATGAAATTAACAGAAATATTGAATTATTAAAAGAAAAAGATTGTGATGTTGTTATTACTATAGGTGGAGGAAAAACTATAGATTGCGGTAAAGCTACTGCACATTATTCTCATTTACCTATGATAGTTGTTCCAACTATCGCATCAACTGATGCACCATGTTCAGCTTTATCAGTTATATATACAGATAACGGAGAATTTGAACAATATTTATTCTTAAAAGCTAATCCTAATGTAGTAGTAATGGATACTGAAGTTATAGTAAACGCTCCAGCAAGATTACTTGCAGCAGGTATAGGAGATGCTTTAGCTACATATTATGAAGCAAAAGCTTGTCTTGATTCAAATTCTAATACTATAGCAGGTGGAAAACCTTCTAAAACAGCTATTGCTCTTGCAAAACTTTGCTTAGACATCATCATGGAAGATGGAGTTAAAGCTATGGCAAGTTGTGAACAAAAAGTTGTTACTAAAGCATTTGAAAACGTTGTAGAAGCAAATACTTACTTAAGTGGAATAGGATTTGAAAGTGGAGGACTTGCAGCAGCACATGCAATACATAATGGATTAACTATCTTACATGAAGGACATTCTATGTATCATGGAGAAAAAGTATCATTTGGTACTATAACTCAATTAGTTCTTGAAAATAGATCACTAGAAGAAATAAATAAGGTTATTACTTTCTGTAAATCAGTAGGATTACCAACTTGTCTTAAAGACTTAAATATGGATAAAGTTTCTAGAGAAGCTCTATATGAAGTTGCTAAAGCTTCAGTAGCACCTGGTGAAACTATCCATAATATGCCATTTGAAGTAACAGCTGATGATGTATTTGCAGCATTACTTACAGCAGATAAATTAGGTTCAAGATAACATAAAAGGTGGCAATGCCACCTTTTTTTATACATTATTATCAAATTATATTATCTTCTTATATATCAAATATGAATATACTGTTGGTGCAAATATAAACACAAATGAAACAAAGAATGCATATTCTGTAATTACTGAAAATAGGGTAACTATTCCAGCTAAAACAAACATTTTTCCACCAAATCTATGAGTTCTATTCCAATTATCTTCATCATTTAAAGTCCATGGAGTTCTAATACCTATAGTATAGTTTTGTTTACATTTAGGCATATAATTACCTAAAACTATAAATAGTATTGCTATAGGTACAAATATTAATTTA
It includes:
- a CDS encoding MliC family protein, with product MKKLMVIPMLLLAMNAYSNSNTIMNTNKMVKNEKDLMEKLDEEIILNLHSTHGKHSHAKLRIKGDEALVNVDGKEYKLNRKVSASGEKFSDGNVNLAMKGNEAYIEIKNVLKNYEIEQESLDEVKFVMTNVEGNKKTTIKGTIKGDEALVNVDGKEYKLNRKVSASGEMFTDGMATLGIKGDMIFFELNDKHEESFDEIILNLHNIKGEAHSHVLAVIKGDDLFLKVDGKEYNLKRTMSASGEMFSNGKVTFGIKGKEAYVEMNGKVASYVVTGQASKGYAKDMKHDHK
- a CDS encoding glucose-6-phosphate isomerase yields the protein MMKLRLETTYVKPFIGKHEYDQIRPFVELADKILMDKTGAGNDFLGWLDLPKNYDKEEFARIKKATEKIQNDSEVLIVIGIGGSYLGAKSAIEFLSNTFYNNMRKEDRKTPEIYFAGTNMSPVYLQHLLNLVGDRDFSINVISKSGTTTEPAIAFRVFKKKLEEKYGKEEAAKRIYATTDKAKGALKNLATSEGYETFVVPDNVGGRFSVLTAVGLLPIAVAGINIDELMQGAHDAMVDYSTKEFYENDAMIYAATRSLLYNKGKNMEILTNYEPRLHYIAEWWKQLFAESEGKDGKGIYPTSADFSTDLHSIGQSIQEARRTMFETVLLIDTPEVDIEIEKEEVDLDGLNYLSGKGIDYVNKQAAKGVILAHVDGNVPNLVINIPEATPYHLGYMFYFFEKAVAIGGYMLGINPFDQPGVEEYKRNMFALLEKPGFEEQTKKLLARLENR
- a CDS encoding glycerol dehydrogenase encodes the protein MTRNIFSPSKYIQGFGEIKKLSHYFKNLGEKGAYILVDRFIFEKYASDIKSSFEAENIKHHLEVFNGECSKNEINRNIELLKEKDCDVVITIGGGKTIDCGKATAHYSHLPMIVVPTIASTDAPCSALSVIYTDNGEFEQYLFLKANPNVVVMDTEVIVNAPARLLAAGIGDALATYYEAKACLDSNSNTIAGGKPSKTAIALAKLCLDIIMEDGVKAMASCEQKVVTKAFENVVEANTYLSGIGFESGGLAAAHAIHNGLTILHEGHSMYHGEKVSFGTITQLVLENRSLEEINKVITFCKSVGLPTCLKDLNMDKVSREALYEVAKASVAPGETIHNMPFEVTADDVFAALLTADKLGSR